One part of the Haliotis asinina isolate JCU_RB_2024 chromosome 2, JCU_Hal_asi_v2, whole genome shotgun sequence genome encodes these proteins:
- the LOC137273904 gene encoding kynurenine/alpha-aminoadipate aminotransferase, mitochondrial-like, producing the protein MNYARFLNATSLARKPSPIRVLTGIVLQSPPSLISMAGGMPNAELFPIKEASLTLSDGSKLNLDNALLKKGLQYSATPGLPEMLKWLKGLQQKVHNPPTLGIADDDKQLDFLVTSGSQDGLCKVFEAFVSPGDNVLMEIPAYAGTLSIVRPLRANILGVQADKDGIIPESLRQCLSKWSPSDAQDPASDIPKVLYCIPNGGNPTGSGLTLDRKREIYSIAQEYDLVIMEDDPYFYLQFAKPYISSFLSMDVDGRVMRFDSLSKLLSSGVRVGFLSGPKMLVNRIALHMQVSVVHVSGMSQALLVPILETMGYDGFLKHAQNVADFYEKKRDLCLTAAEKHLKGLAEWSVPSGGMFLWLKLPGISDTFKMIAEKAREKEVLFVPGNAFMPDDTAPCQYVRASYSLVSAEDMDKAFERLAALIREEQA; encoded by the exons ATGAATTACGCAAGATTCTTGAATGCCACAAGTCTGGCAAGAAAGCCATCTCCAATTAGAGTTCTAA CTGGCATTGTGCTTCAGTCTCCCCCGTCCCTCATCTCCATGGCTGGTGGTATGCCCAATGCTGAGTTGTTCCCAATAAAAGAGGCTTCGTTAACTCTCAG TGATGGGTCCAAACTCAACTTGGATAATGCCCTGCTGAAGAAGGGTTTACAGTACTCTGCCACACCAGG CCTGCCTGAAATGCTGAAATGGCTGAAGGGCCTCCAACAGAAGGttcacaacccaccaacacttGGCATTGCAGATGACGACAAACAGTTAGACTTCCTCGTGACAAGCGGGAGCCAGGACGGACTGTGTAAG GTATTCGAGGCATTTGTGAGTCCCGGGGACAACGTCCTAATGGAGATACCTGCATATGCAGGAACTCTCAGCATA GTTCGTCCTCTGAGAGCAAACATTTTGGGTGTACAAGCGGACAAAGATGGCATTATTCCTGAAAGTCTACGACAATGTCTCTCCAAATGGTCACCATCAGACGCCCAGGATCCAGCCAGTGATATCCCAAAGGTGTTATACTGTATTCCCAATGGAGGCAACCCAACAGGAAGTGGGCTGACCCTGGACAGGAAGCGGGAGATTTACAGTATCGCTCAGGAATATGATCTTGTCATCATGGAGGATGATCCTTACTTTTATCTACAGTTTGCCAAG CCCTACATCTCAAGTTTCCTGTCAATGGATGTTGATGGGCGTGTAATGAGATTTGACTCTCTCTCTAAACTTCTATCGTCAGG TGTCCGAGTGGGCTTCCTGAGTGGTCCTAAGATGCTTGTCAACAGAATAGCTCTGCACATGCAGGTGTCTGTGGTCCATGTTAGTGGCATGTCACAG GCTCTCCTGGTGCCTATTTTGGAAACTATGGGTTATGATGGCTTTTTGAAGCATGCCCAGAATGTTGCAGACTTTTATGAGAAGAAGAGAGACTTGTGCCTCACTGCTGCtgaaaaacatctcaaag GTCTAGCCGAGTGGTCTGTCCCATCTGGTGGAATGTTTCTCTGGCTCAAATTGCCAGGCATCAGTGATACGTTCAAGATGATCGCAGAGAAGGCACGAGAAAAGGAAGTCTTGTTTGTTCCTGGGAACGCCTTCATGCCAGACGACACAGCGCCATGTCAGTATGTGCGAGCGTCATATTCACTTGTGTCGGCAGAGGATATGGACAAG GCTTTTGAGCGGTTAGCGGCCTTGATTCGGGAAGAGCAGGCATAA
- the LOC137273902 gene encoding adenine DNA glycosylase-like, which yields MIRNRSHCGKKTAKRGKENSTKVEGETNGMKIPPVHDFKVEEISAVRENLLAWYDANKRDLPWRKMATRSDLNQRAYAVWVSEVMLQQTQVTTVIDYYNKWMKKWPTLQDLAKASLEEVNEMWSGLGYYSRGRRLHEGAQKVVDDLDGEMPKTAATLLKELPGVGRYTAGAIASIAYNEATGLVDGNVIRVLARLRLIGADSTSQHCMDTFWSHANMLVDPDRPGDYNQSVMELGATVCTPKSPDCSSCPLREQCKALCQVERERQLSASKLVETVVKKEETGTLLDIECCADNCKLCVDKEEPWDSSLGVMNYPRKGKKKPPRQDHTSVCVLCKKCSDGKHRFLIIQRPKKGLLAGLWEFPSEQTEKDKKAPDMLDIIDSKYNTSVEVVHERHSVGEVVHIFSHIHQTYSVEAVTVMEEKVEAEIVSDEKRWVTKEEFLEAAVSTAMKKIFKAYEKSLDDSTKVNKRKRQSSSDDSSNKKKQMSLNSFFKPKN from the exons ATGATCAGGAACCGATCACACTGTGGAAAGAAGACTGCTAAGAGAGGAAAAGAAAATTCAACCAAAGTGGAAG GTGAAACAAATGGCATGAAGATCCCACCTGTCCATGACTTTAAAGTGGAAGAGATCTCAGCAGTTCGAGAGAATCTTCTAGCTTGGTATGATGCGAACAAGAGAGATCTACCTTGGAGAAAAATG GCAACCAGATCAGATTTGAACCAAAGAGCATATGCAG TGTGGGTGTCAGAGGTTATGTTACAACAGACACAAGTCACCACTGTCATTGACTACTACAACAAGTGGATGAAG AAATGGCCAACACTTCAAGATTTAGCCAAAGCCTCTCTCGAG GAGGTGAACGAGATGTGGTCCGGACTCGGATATTATTCCAGAGGTCGAAGACTCCACGAGGGAGCACAGAAG GTTGTAGATGATTTGGATGGAGAGATGCCAAAGACAGCCGCAACCCTTCTGAAGGAACTTCCAGGTGTTGGCCGTTACACTGCTGGGGCCATAGCGTCTATAGCATATAATGAG GCTACTGGACTGGTTGATGGGAATGTGATACGAGTCCTGGCTCGGCTTCGACTGATTGGTGCAGACAGCACAAGCCAACACTGCATGGATACTTTCTG GTCTCATGCAAACATGTTGGTGGACCCAGATCGTCCAGGAGACTACAACCAGAGTGTGATGGAGCTGGGTGCCACAGTGTGCACTCCTAAATCCCCTGACTGTTCCTCTTGTCCACTCAGAGAACAGTGCAAAGCCCTTTGTCAG GTTGAACGTGAGAGGCAGCTGTCAGCAAGTAAACTGGTTGAAACAGTAGTGAAAAAGGAGGAAACTGGGACTCTACTGGACATTGAATGTT GTGCTGACAACTGTAAATTATGTGTTGACAAAGAAGAACCTTGGGATAGCAg CCTGGGAGTGATGAACTACCCTCGCAAGGGTAAGAAGAAACCCCCTCGACAGGATCACACCAGCGTGTGCGTGCTGTGTAAGAAGTGTTCTGATGGCAAGCACAGGTTCCTGATAATACAGAGGCCCAAGAAAG GCTTGCTAGCAGGGTTGTGGGAGTTCCCAAGTGAGCAGACTGAGAAAGACAAGAAAGCCCCTGACATGCTGGACATAATAGACTCGAAGTATAATACATCCGTAGAGGTGGTCCATGAGAGGCACAGTGTTGGTGAG GTCGTCCACATATTCTCACACATCCATCAGACGTACAGCGTTGAGGCTGtcacagtgatggaggagaagGTTGAGGCGGAGATTGTGTCTGATGAGAAAAGATGGGTCACCAAAGAGGAGTTCCTGGAGGCTGCTGTCTCCACGGCGATGAAGAAG ATATTCAAAGCATATGAGAAATCCCTGGATGATAGTACAAAG GTTAACAAGAGGAAAAGACAATCATCCAGTGATGATTCAAGCAATAAGAAGAAACAGATGTCCCTGAACTCCTTCTTCAAGCCCAAAAATTAA